From one Microbacterium sp. 10M-3C3 genomic stretch:
- a CDS encoding metal ABC transporter ATP-binding protein, with translation MTDGQGPLRISSAALRRGGRELWSGLDLVLEAGELVAVLGPSGAGKTTLLRAILGLEKLSSGRMEALGEPVTRSGNRRIGYIPQQRPLPRDTAMRGRDVLGLGVNGHRFGLPLPRRRDRDRVDALVAAVGAEEFASRPVGLLSGGEQQRLRVGQALADDPKLLLCDEPLTSLDLANQQAVIRLIDRHRRESGAAVLLVTHDINPILDTVDRILYLAGGRFMLGRPDEVLNSETLSALYGAPVYVLRAGGRLVVVGAPDADAAHHHHDEEGDA, from the coding sequence GTGACCGACGGGCAGGGCCCGCTCCGCATCTCGTCCGCCGCGCTCCGACGCGGCGGGCGAGAGCTGTGGAGCGGGCTGGATCTCGTGCTCGAGGCGGGCGAGCTCGTCGCGGTGCTCGGGCCGAGCGGGGCCGGCAAGACGACGCTGCTGCGCGCGATCCTCGGGCTCGAGAAGCTCAGCTCCGGACGGATGGAAGCGCTCGGCGAGCCGGTGACGCGCAGCGGCAACCGCCGCATCGGGTACATCCCGCAGCAGCGTCCGCTGCCGCGCGACACCGCGATGCGCGGGCGCGACGTGCTCGGCCTCGGCGTCAACGGGCACCGCTTCGGACTCCCGCTGCCGCGCCGCCGCGACCGCGACCGTGTCGACGCGCTCGTCGCGGCGGTCGGGGCGGAGGAGTTCGCCTCGCGCCCGGTCGGCCTCCTCTCGGGGGGCGAGCAGCAGCGGCTGCGCGTGGGGCAGGCGCTCGCCGACGACCCGAAGCTGCTGCTGTGCGACGAGCCCCTCACGAGCCTCGACCTCGCCAACCAGCAGGCGGTCATCCGGCTCATCGACCGCCACCGGCGCGAATCCGGTGCGGCCGTGCTGCTCGTGACGCACGACATCAACCCGATCCTCGACACGGTCGACCGCATTCTGTACCTCGCGGGCGGACGCTTCATGCTGGGCCGCCCCGACGAGGTGCTCAACTCCGAGACCCTGTCCGCGCTGTACGGCGCGCCGGTGTACGTGCTGCGCGCGGGCGGACGCCTCGTCGTGGTCGGAGCGCCGGATGCCGACGCCGCGCACCACCACCACGACGAGGAGGGCGACGCGTGA
- a CDS encoding phage holin family protein: MRFIVRVAINAFAIWVVSLITVLQVRLIAFAPGEWLQVALTALLVGLIFALVNSIIGTVLKVLAFPLYILTLGLISLVINGFLLWLTAWITSFWSFGLRVEDFWWGVVAALIITIINWILGIILRPRRRED, encoded by the coding sequence ATGCGCTTCATCGTCCGTGTCGCCATCAACGCCTTCGCGATCTGGGTGGTCTCGTTGATCACGGTGCTGCAGGTGCGGCTGATCGCCTTCGCGCCGGGCGAGTGGCTGCAAGTGGCCCTCACGGCTCTGCTCGTCGGACTCATCTTCGCGCTGGTGAACTCGATCATCGGCACGGTGCTGAAAGTGCTCGCCTTCCCGCTGTACATCCTCACGCTCGGACTCATCTCGCTCGTGATCAACGGCTTCCTGCTGTGGCTGACGGCGTGGATCACGTCGTTCTGGAGCTTCGGGCTGCGGGTCGAGGACTTCTGGTGGGGCGTCGTCGCCGCGCTGATCATCACGATCATCAACTGGATCCTCGGCATCATCCTGCGCCCGCGTCGCCGCGAGGACTGA
- a CDS encoding low molecular weight protein-tyrosine-phosphatase — MTASAPEPFRVVFVCSGNICRSPMADVVFRSFADAAGLSGHIASTSAGTGDWHVGERADQRTLEALARRGYDGSRHRARQFTRADFDRSDLVVALDHSHERVLRGWARDDTDADKIALLMSFDAGAKVLDVPDPYYGSPEMFDEVLAMIEGASRALFRQLEPAIRSAV, encoded by the coding sequence ATGACCGCGAGCGCACCGGAGCCGTTCCGCGTCGTCTTCGTCTGCAGCGGGAACATCTGCCGCTCGCCGATGGCCGACGTCGTGTTCCGCTCGTTCGCCGATGCCGCGGGGCTCTCGGGGCACATCGCCTCGACGTCGGCGGGCACCGGTGACTGGCACGTCGGCGAGCGCGCCGACCAGCGCACTCTCGAGGCGCTCGCGCGGCGCGGCTACGACGGGTCGCGGCACCGCGCGCGCCAGTTCACGCGCGCGGACTTCGACCGCAGCGACCTCGTCGTCGCGCTCGACCACAGCCACGAGCGCGTCCTGCGCGGGTGGGCGCGCGACGACACCGATGCCGACAAGATCGCGCTGCTCATGTCCTTCGACGCCGGCGCGAAGGTGCTCGACGTGCCCGACCCGTACTACGGCTCGCCGGAGATGTTCGACGAGGTGCTCGCTATGATCGAGGGCGCGAGCCGCGCGCTGTTCCGACAGCTCGAGCCGGCCATCCGATCCGCGGTCTGA
- a CDS encoding transcriptional repressor, giving the protein MAQRNTWQRERVREALSDARGFVSAQSLHATLREENTGIGLATVYRTLAGMAAQGEADSLQSPEGENLFRACTSSGHHHHLICRSCGLTVEIEATDVEQWARATAAQHGFTDAAHIVDIFGLCASCTAAAAEKA; this is encoded by the coding sequence ATGGCTCAGCGCAACACGTGGCAGCGCGAACGCGTGCGCGAGGCGCTGTCGGATGCCCGCGGGTTCGTCAGCGCCCAGTCGCTGCACGCCACCCTGCGTGAGGAGAACACGGGCATCGGGCTGGCCACGGTGTACCGCACCCTCGCCGGCATGGCCGCGCAGGGTGAGGCGGATTCGCTGCAGAGCCCCGAAGGCGAGAACCTCTTCCGCGCGTGCACGTCCAGCGGCCACCACCACCACCTCATCTGCCGCTCGTGCGGGCTGACGGTGGAGATCGAGGCGACCGATGTCGAGCAGTGGGCGCGCGCCACAGCGGCCCAGCACGGCTTCACCGACGCCGCCCACATCGTCGACATCTTCGGCCTGTGCGCGTCGTGCACCGCGGCCGCCGCCGAGAAAGCGTGA
- a CDS encoding thiamine pyrophosphate-dependent enzyme, with protein MTEPLTASDQLVPPDGPDLVRFLDADGAFAPTPAAERYVALVEALTDAEREQLFRDMAVIRAFDREATNLQRQGQLALWPPSYGQEAAQVGSARAARPQDHIFPSYREHVVARIRGVDPVDIVRLMRGLTHGGWDPTDPKNGNTHLYTLVLGAQTLHATGLAMAFAFDGLCGTGDPERDRAVIVYYGDGASSQGDVHESMVFAASYNTPEVFFLQNNQWAISVPVATQSRAPLYRRAEGYGIPSVQVDGNDVLASYAVSRVALDEARAALGPRAIEAVTYRLGAHTTSDDPTKYRTSAEEEAWRRRDPIERMRTHLRGRGASDAFFADVEAEAADVAADVRRRTVELGVPDPRSMFANVYSSELGEIAEQERWFTAYEASFEEGAR; from the coding sequence GTGACGGAACCCCTTACGGCCTCCGACCAGCTCGTTCCGCCCGACGGGCCCGACCTCGTCCGGTTCCTCGACGCCGACGGCGCGTTCGCGCCCACGCCGGCGGCGGAGCGCTACGTCGCCCTCGTCGAGGCGCTGACCGACGCCGAGCGCGAGCAGCTCTTCCGCGACATGGCGGTCATCCGCGCGTTCGACCGCGAGGCGACCAACCTGCAGCGGCAGGGGCAGCTCGCGCTGTGGCCGCCGTCCTACGGTCAGGAGGCGGCGCAGGTCGGCTCCGCGCGGGCGGCGCGTCCGCAGGACCACATCTTCCCGTCCTACCGCGAGCACGTCGTCGCGCGCATCCGCGGCGTCGACCCCGTCGACATCGTGCGCCTCATGCGCGGCCTGACCCACGGCGGGTGGGACCCGACCGACCCGAAGAACGGCAACACGCACCTGTACACGCTCGTGCTGGGCGCCCAGACCCTGCATGCGACCGGGCTGGCGATGGCGTTCGCGTTCGACGGGCTGTGCGGCACGGGCGACCCCGAGCGCGACCGGGCCGTCATCGTCTACTACGGCGACGGCGCGTCGAGCCAGGGCGACGTGCACGAGTCGATGGTGTTCGCCGCGAGCTACAACACCCCCGAGGTCTTCTTCCTGCAGAACAATCAGTGGGCCATCTCGGTGCCGGTGGCCACGCAGTCGCGTGCGCCGCTGTACCGCCGTGCCGAGGGGTACGGCATCCCGAGCGTGCAGGTCGACGGCAACGACGTGCTCGCCAGCTACGCCGTGTCGCGCGTCGCGCTCGACGAAGCGCGAGCCGCCCTGGGCCCGCGCGCGATCGAGGCCGTCACGTACCGCCTCGGCGCCCACACCACGAGCGACGACCCCACGAAGTACCGCACGTCGGCCGAAGAGGAGGCGTGGCGGCGCCGCGACCCGATCGAGCGGATGCGGACGCACCTGCGCGGGCGCGGCGCATCCGACGCGTTCTTCGCCGACGTCGAGGCCGAGGCCGCCGACGTCGCCGCGGACGTGCGCCGGCGCACCGTGGAGCTCGGCGTACCCGACCCGCGGTCGATGTTCGCGAACGTCTACAGCAGCGAGCTCGGCGAGATCGCCGAGCAGGAGCGCTGGTTCACCGCCTACGAGGCCTCGTTCGAGGAGGGGGCGCGATGA
- a CDS encoding dihydrolipoamide acetyltransferase family protein: MSDQTFRLPDVGEGLTEAEIVTWRVAPGDTVAVNDVIVEIETAKSLVELPSPFEGTVGELLAAEGDTVEVGAPIITIADAAAVASAPKAPATVPEPTDPGGAVLVGYGTGGHVNSRRRKPAERPVASSVGVVAKPPIRKLARDLGVDLATVTPSGAAGEVTREDVVNHAQQASVFRNIETPEWGEVREETIPVPAPAAAPAASVDPSREESIPVRGVRKATATAMTSSAYTAPHVSVWVDVDATRTMELVKRLKASPDFADVKVSPLLIMARAVIWAVRRTPMVNAAWVETDEGAQIRVRRYVNLGIAAATPRGLLVPNIKDAQDLNTRELARALEKLTLTAREGKTPPADQQGGTFTITNIGVFGVDAGTPIINPGEAGIIALGAIRQKPWVVDGEVRPRWVTTVAGSFDHRVVDGDGMSRFVADVASVLEEPALLLD, translated from the coding sequence ATGAGCGACCAGACCTTCCGGCTGCCGGACGTCGGCGAAGGACTGACCGAGGCCGAGATCGTCACATGGCGAGTCGCGCCGGGCGACACGGTCGCGGTCAACGACGTCATCGTCGAGATCGAGACCGCCAAGTCGCTCGTGGAGCTGCCGTCGCCCTTCGAGGGCACCGTCGGCGAGCTGCTCGCGGCCGAGGGTGACACCGTCGAGGTGGGGGCGCCCATCATCACGATCGCGGATGCAGCGGCCGTCGCATCCGCGCCGAAGGCCCCCGCGACCGTTCCCGAGCCCACCGATCCGGGCGGGGCCGTGCTCGTCGGCTACGGCACCGGCGGCCACGTGAACTCGCGGCGTCGCAAGCCGGCCGAACGCCCGGTCGCGTCGTCGGTGGGCGTCGTCGCGAAGCCCCCGATCCGCAAGCTGGCGCGCGACCTCGGCGTCGACCTCGCCACCGTCACGCCGTCGGGCGCCGCGGGCGAGGTCACGCGCGAGGACGTCGTCAACCACGCGCAGCAGGCGAGCGTGTTCCGCAACATCGAGACGCCCGAGTGGGGCGAGGTGCGTGAGGAGACGATCCCGGTTCCGGCGCCCGCGGCCGCGCCCGCCGCATCCGTCGACCCGTCGCGCGAGGAGTCGATCCCCGTGCGCGGCGTCCGCAAGGCGACCGCGACCGCCATGACCAGCAGCGCCTACACCGCGCCGCACGTGTCGGTGTGGGTCGACGTCGACGCGACACGCACGATGGAGCTCGTCAAGCGGCTCAAGGCGTCGCCCGACTTCGCCGACGTGAAGGTCTCGCCGCTGCTGATCATGGCGCGCGCGGTCATCTGGGCGGTGCGCCGCACGCCCATGGTCAACGCCGCGTGGGTCGAGACCGACGAGGGCGCGCAGATCCGGGTGCGCCGGTACGTGAACCTCGGCATCGCCGCCGCCACCCCGCGGGGCCTTCTCGTCCCGAACATCAAGGACGCGCAGGACCTCAACACGCGTGAGCTCGCCCGGGCGCTGGAGAAGCTGACCCTGACCGCGCGCGAGGGCAAGACGCCGCCGGCCGACCAGCAGGGCGGCACGTTCACGATCACGAACATCGGCGTCTTCGGCGTCGACGCCGGCACGCCGATCATCAACCCCGGCGAGGCGGGCATCATCGCCCTCGGCGCGATCCGCCAGAAGCCGTGGGTCGTCGACGGCGAGGTGCGGCCGCGCTGGGTCACGACCGTCGCCGGCTCCTTCGATCACCGCGTCGTCGACGGCGACGGCATGTCGCGCTTCGTCGCCGACGTGGCCTCCGTGCTCGAGGAGCCCGCCCTCCTGCTCGACTGA
- a CDS encoding zinc ABC transporter substrate-binding protein, with the protein MTGRLLPIAALAAASALALAGCAGTSAGSDSATGDELTIVASTNVYAQIAQEIAGDGVRVDAVIASAAQDPHDYEATAADQLTVQQASLIIENGGGYDGFMDSLIEASGSSAPVIVAAEYSDAWPGTEADAHTSDELSASPHAEEEHDHAEDADGHEHIEGFNEHVWYDPHTVAYVAEAIAQELKTLQPERGDEIDANLAAFEGQVSDLESQLDGIGAAHADAKVFVTEPVPGYLIAAAGLENVTPPEFSEAVEEGQDVPPATLLDATNLLDSGDVSVLIVNAQAGGAETTQVIDLAEKQGIPVLEFSETIPDGKTYLQWMTQNIEDLAAALQK; encoded by the coding sequence ATGACCGGACGCCTCCTCCCGATCGCCGCGCTCGCCGCCGCATCCGCCCTCGCACTCGCCGGATGCGCCGGCACGTCCGCCGGCAGCGACTCCGCGACCGGCGACGAGCTGACGATCGTCGCCTCCACGAACGTCTATGCCCAGATCGCGCAGGAGATCGCGGGCGACGGGGTGAGAGTCGACGCCGTGATCGCGTCGGCGGCGCAGGACCCGCACGACTACGAGGCGACCGCCGCCGACCAGCTGACCGTGCAGCAGGCGTCGCTCATCATCGAGAACGGCGGCGGATACGACGGCTTCATGGACTCCCTCATCGAGGCGAGCGGATCGAGCGCGCCGGTGATCGTGGCCGCGGAGTACTCCGACGCGTGGCCGGGCACCGAGGCCGACGCGCACACGAGCGACGAGCTCTCCGCCTCGCCGCACGCCGAGGAGGAGCACGACCACGCGGAGGACGCCGACGGCCACGAGCACATCGAGGGCTTCAACGAGCACGTCTGGTACGACCCGCACACGGTCGCGTATGTCGCCGAGGCGATCGCCCAGGAGTTGAAGACGCTGCAGCCCGAGCGCGGAGACGAGATCGACGCGAACCTCGCCGCGTTCGAGGGGCAGGTGTCGGACCTCGAGTCGCAGCTCGACGGGATCGGCGCCGCCCACGCCGACGCGAAGGTGTTCGTCACGGAGCCGGTGCCGGGCTACCTCATCGCTGCGGCAGGTCTCGAGAACGTCACGCCGCCGGAGTTCAGCGAGGCGGTCGAGGAGGGTCAGGACGTGCCTCCTGCGACGCTCCTGGATGCGACGAATCTGCTCGACTCGGGCGACGTGTCGGTGCTGATCGTCAACGCGCAGGCCGGTGGCGCCGAGACGACGCAGGTGATCGATCTGGCCGAGAAGCAGGGGATTCCGGTGCTGGAGTTCTCGGAGACCATCCCGGACGGTAAGACTTACCTCCAGTGGATGACGCAGAACATCGAAGACCTCGCCGCGGCGCTGCAGAAGTGA
- a CDS encoding alpha-ketoacid dehydrogenase subunit beta: MSQTMPFSRALNAGMRRALAEDDRVLLLGEDIGPLGGVFRVTEGLQAEFGPRRVIDTPLAESGIVGTAIGLAMGGFKPVLEIQFDGFVFPAFDQITTQLAKITYRHEGALQMPVVIRIPYGGHIGAVEHHQESPEAYFAHTAGLRVVSPSTPHDGYWMIQEAIASPDPVIFLEPKSRYWQKGEVDTDDPGIALHASRVVRRGTDVTLVGHGAMVSVLLQAAALAEGEGTSCEVIDLRSLSPVDYGPVVDSVRRTGRMVYAQEAPGFASIGSEVAATVTERAFFSLEAPVMRVSGFDIPFPPAKYEAAYLPDADRVLEAVDRALAY, encoded by the coding sequence ATGAGCCAGACGATGCCGTTCAGCCGCGCGCTCAACGCCGGCATGCGCCGCGCGCTCGCCGAGGACGATCGCGTGCTGCTCCTCGGCGAGGACATCGGGCCGCTCGGCGGCGTCTTCCGCGTGACCGAGGGCCTGCAGGCCGAGTTCGGGCCGCGCCGCGTCATCGACACCCCGCTCGCCGAATCGGGGATCGTGGGCACCGCGATCGGTCTCGCGATGGGCGGCTTCAAGCCCGTGCTCGAGATCCAGTTCGACGGGTTCGTCTTCCCCGCCTTCGACCAGATCACGACCCAGCTGGCGAAGATCACGTACCGGCACGAGGGCGCGCTGCAGATGCCCGTGGTCATCCGCATCCCCTACGGCGGCCACATCGGCGCGGTCGAGCACCACCAGGAGAGCCCCGAGGCGTATTTCGCGCACACCGCGGGTCTGCGCGTCGTCAGCCCTTCCACCCCGCATGACGGGTACTGGATGATCCAGGAGGCGATCGCCTCGCCCGACCCCGTGATCTTCCTCGAGCCCAAGAGCCGCTATTGGCAGAAGGGCGAGGTCGACACCGACGACCCGGGCATCGCACTGCACGCGAGCCGCGTCGTGCGCCGGGGGACGGATGTGACCCTCGTCGGCCACGGCGCCATGGTGTCGGTGCTGCTGCAGGCCGCCGCCCTCGCCGAGGGGGAGGGCACGAGCTGCGAGGTCATCGACCTGCGCTCGCTCTCGCCCGTCGACTACGGCCCCGTGGTCGACTCCGTGCGGCGCACCGGCCGCATGGTCTACGCGCAGGAGGCGCCGGGCTTCGCGAGCATCGGCAGCGAGGTGGCCGCGACCGTCACCGAGCGTGCGTTCTTCTCGCTCGAGGCGCCCGTCATGCGGGTGTCGGGCTTCGACATCCCGTTCCCGCCGGCCAAGTACGAGGCGGCCTACCTTCCCGACGCCGACCGCGTCCTCGAGGCCGTCGACCGCGCGCTGGCCTACTGA
- a CDS encoding metal ABC transporter permease, with amino-acid sequence MNGDDIANALFGGVAQYGAILGLVQNSVWAGALLGVVGGLIGVFVMQRDMAFAVHGISELSFAGASAALLFGFDVVTGSIVGSILAAGIIGWLGARARDRNSIIGVLMPFGLGLGILFLSLYNGRSANRFSLLTGQIVSVQSGQLGVLAVICLVALAALVLMWRPLRFDSLDPESAAARGVPTTAVSLGFMLLLGLVVAVAVHIIGALLVMALLVTPAAAAMRVATGPLSVPLLSALFGFVSAVGGILLAVAGTLPVSPYITTISFAIYLVCRLVGARRGRVTRARA; translated from the coding sequence GTGAACGGCGACGACATCGCGAACGCCCTCTTCGGTGGGGTCGCGCAGTATGGGGCGATCCTCGGCCTCGTGCAGAACTCGGTGTGGGCCGGCGCGCTCCTCGGCGTGGTCGGCGGGCTCATCGGCGTGTTCGTGATGCAGCGCGACATGGCCTTCGCGGTGCACGGGATCAGCGAGCTCTCGTTCGCAGGCGCGTCGGCCGCGCTGCTGTTCGGGTTCGACGTCGTCACGGGATCGATCGTCGGATCGATCCTCGCGGCCGGGATCATCGGATGGCTCGGCGCGCGTGCGCGCGACCGCAATTCGATCATCGGCGTGCTCATGCCCTTCGGGCTGGGCCTGGGCATCCTGTTCCTGTCGCTCTACAACGGCCGCAGCGCCAACCGCTTCAGCCTGCTCACCGGGCAGATCGTGTCGGTTCAGTCGGGACAGCTGGGCGTGCTGGCCGTGATCTGCCTCGTCGCCCTGGCGGCCCTGGTGCTGATGTGGCGGCCGCTTCGCTTCGACTCGCTCGACCCCGAATCGGCGGCCGCCCGCGGGGTCCCGACGACCGCCGTGTCGCTCGGGTTCATGCTGCTGCTCGGCCTCGTCGTCGCCGTCGCCGTGCACATCATCGGCGCGCTGCTCGTCATGGCGCTGCTGGTGACCCCGGCCGCCGCCGCGATGCGTGTGGCGACCGGTCCGCTCTCTGTGCCGCTGCTGTCGGCGCTGTTCGGCTTCGTCTCGGCGGTGGGCGGCATCCTGCTCGCCGTGGCCGGCACGCTGCCCGTGAGCCCGTACATCACCACGATCTCGTTCGCGATCTACCTCGTGTGCCGGCTCGTCGGCGCACGCCGCGGCCGCGTGACGCGGGCACGCGCGTGA
- a CDS encoding DUF2087 domain-containing protein — protein sequence MTAPERPAEPAWRPIVAALVNDAARTAYARLVLGQSAEEAFAGLSPSRRRHVLEALRAAGLVDDADGVPVTTTAGLRAVLGADRPARATGPERFLGSDGRIRQYPSRAADRAALLGLVTDRVLAPDEVLSERELGERLAALTPDVALLRRRLVDAGLVARAPDGSAYRRS from the coding sequence GTGACCGCGCCGGAGCGTCCGGCCGAGCCGGCGTGGCGGCCGATCGTCGCGGCCCTCGTCAACGACGCCGCTCGCACGGCCTACGCGAGGCTCGTGCTCGGGCAGTCGGCCGAGGAGGCGTTCGCGGGCCTGTCCCCCTCGCGCCGCCGGCACGTGCTCGAGGCGCTGCGGGCGGCAGGGCTCGTGGATGACGCGGACGGGGTGCCGGTCACGACGACCGCGGGCCTGCGTGCCGTCCTCGGCGCCGACCGCCCGGCGCGCGCGACCGGCCCCGAGCGGTTCCTCGGCTCCGACGGCCGCATCCGCCAGTACCCGTCGCGGGCGGCCGACCGCGCCGCCCTGCTCGGCCTGGTCACCGACCGGGTCCTCGCGCCCGACGAGGTGCTGTCCGAGCGCGAGCTCGGTGAGCGCCTCGCCGCGCTCACCCCCGACGTGGCCCTCCTGCGTCGTCGCCTCGTCGACGCCGGGCTCGTCGCCCGAGCGCCGGATGGATCGGCCTACCGTCGCTCCTGA
- the purB gene encoding adenylosuccinate lyase, which yields MTSLPPQPLSPLDGRYRAAVAPLADYLSEAGLNRARVEVEVEWLLTLTDRSLFGTSPLADADRERLRALYRDFGQAEIDWLAEREAITRHDVKAVEYLVRDRLETLGLGAIAELTHFALTSEDVNSVSYALTVQRAVERVWLPRLDAVIDALAAMAAQHRDAAMLSRTHGQPATPTTMGKEIGVFAWRLRRVRAQIAASEYLAKFSGATGTWSAHIVADPDIDWPEVSRALVEGLGLGFNPVTTQIESHDWQVELYDRVRHAGGILHNLATDIWTYISLGYFTQIPVAGATGSSTMPHKINPIRFENAEANLEISGALFSTLAQTLVTSRLQRDLTDSTTQRNIGVAFGHSLLALDNLLRGLGEISLAQPVLDADLDGNWEVLAEAIQTVVRAEIAAGRSSITDPYARLKDLTRGRRVGASELAEFVHGLDIPDAAKERLLALSPARYIGLAAAVADRV from the coding sequence GTGACCTCTCTGCCCCCGCAGCCGCTCAGCCCCCTGGACGGCCGGTATCGCGCCGCCGTCGCGCCGCTGGCCGACTACCTCTCCGAAGCGGGTCTGAACCGCGCGCGCGTCGAGGTCGAGGTCGAGTGGCTGCTGACCCTCACCGACCGCTCGCTGTTCGGCACCTCGCCGCTGGCCGACGCCGACCGTGAGCGCCTGCGCGCGCTGTACCGCGACTTCGGCCAGGCCGAGATCGACTGGCTCGCCGAGCGCGAGGCGATCACGCGCCACGACGTGAAGGCCGTCGAGTACCTCGTGCGCGACCGGCTCGAGACGCTCGGCCTCGGCGCCATCGCCGAGCTCACGCACTTCGCCCTGACCAGCGAGGACGTCAACTCCGTCTCGTACGCCCTGACGGTGCAGCGAGCCGTCGAGCGCGTGTGGCTGCCCCGGCTCGACGCCGTGATCGACGCGCTCGCGGCGATGGCCGCCCAGCACCGCGACGCCGCGATGCTCTCGCGCACGCACGGGCAGCCCGCGACCCCCACGACGATGGGCAAGGAGATCGGCGTGTTCGCGTGGCGGCTGCGTCGCGTGCGCGCGCAGATCGCCGCATCCGAGTACCTTGCGAAGTTCTCCGGGGCGACGGGCACGTGGTCGGCGCACATCGTCGCCGACCCGGACATCGACTGGCCCGAGGTGTCGCGGGCGCTCGTCGAGGGGCTCGGGCTGGGCTTCAACCCGGTGACGACGCAGATCGAGTCGCACGACTGGCAGGTCGAGCTGTACGACCGCGTGCGGCACGCGGGCGGCATCCTTCACAACCTCGCCACCGACATCTGGACCTACATCTCGCTCGGGTACTTCACGCAGATCCCCGTGGCGGGGGCGACCGGATCGTCGACGATGCCGCACAAGATCAACCCGATCCGGTTCGAGAACGCCGAGGCGAACCTCGAGATCTCCGGCGCCCTGTTCTCGACGCTCGCGCAGACCCTCGTGACCTCGCGGCTGCAGCGCGACCTCACCGACTCCACGACCCAGCGCAACATCGGCGTCGCGTTCGGGCATTCGCTGCTCGCGCTCGACAACCTGCTGCGCGGCCTCGGCGAGATCTCGCTCGCGCAGCCCGTGCTCGACGCCGACCTCGACGGCAACTGGGAGGTGCTCGCCGAGGCGATCCAGACCGTCGTGCGCGCCGAGATCGCCGCGGGCCGCTCGTCGATCACCGACCCGTACGCCCGGCTCAAGGACCTCACGCGGGGTCGCCGGGTCGGCGCGTCGGAGCTCGCCGAGTTCGTGCACGGCCTCGACATCCCGGATGCGGCGAAGGAGCGGCTGCTCGCGCTCTCGCCCGCGCGCTACATCGGCCTCGCCGCCGCCGTCGCCGACCGCGTCTGA
- a CDS encoding histidinol-phosphate transaminase, which produces MTADDDAPILPRIRPEIASLPVYRQGRQAGEDAFKLSSNENPFEPLTGVLEAVHAASELNRYPDALATRLRERLAARFGVAVDAVHVGAGSVSLIAQLILAAAGPGDEVVFAWRSFEAYPGLIRVAGATAVPVPLTDDARHDLPAMAAAVTDRTRVILVCSPNNPTGPVVTHDEFAAFLDAVPADVMVILDEAYAEFVTAPDAVDGLRVLGLLDRPNVVALRTFSKAYGLAALRVGYAIGHPRVLDAARATMIPLSVTAQAQAAALASLDHESALLERVRVIAERRDRLAAGLRDAGWRIPDAQGNFVWLAAGEHTEAFATAFEEEGIMVRPFPGDGIRVSVGEEESVDRVLRIAASVVETLPQGHPGRGLA; this is translated from the coding sequence GTGACCGCCGACGACGACGCGCCGATCCTCCCGCGTATCCGGCCCGAGATCGCCTCCCTGCCCGTGTACCGGCAGGGGCGCCAGGCCGGCGAGGACGCGTTCAAGCTCTCCAGCAACGAGAACCCGTTCGAGCCGCTCACGGGCGTGCTCGAGGCGGTGCACGCCGCGTCCGAGCTCAACCGCTACCCCGACGCCCTCGCGACGCGGCTGCGGGAGCGCCTCGCCGCCCGCTTCGGCGTGGCCGTCGACGCCGTGCACGTGGGCGCCGGCAGCGTGTCGCTCATCGCGCAGCTGATCCTCGCGGCCGCGGGCCCCGGCGACGAGGTCGTGTTCGCGTGGCGCTCGTTCGAGGCGTATCCCGGGCTCATCCGCGTCGCCGGCGCGACGGCGGTGCCGGTGCCGCTCACCGACGACGCACGCCACGACCTGCCCGCGATGGCCGCCGCCGTCACCGACCGCACGCGCGTCATCCTCGTGTGCAGCCCGAACAACCCGACCGGACCCGTCGTGACCCACGACGAGTTCGCCGCCTTCCTCGACGCCGTGCCGGCCGATGTCATGGTCATCCTCGACGAGGCGTACGCCGAGTTCGTGACGGCGCCCGACGCCGTCGACGGGCTGCGGGTGCTCGGCCTGCTCGACCGCCCCAACGTCGTGGCGCTGCGGACGTTCTCCAAGGCCTACGGGCTGGCGGCGCTGCGCGTGGGGTACGCGATCGGTCATCCGCGGGTGCTGGATGCGGCGCGCGCGACCATGATCCCCCTCTCGGTGACCGCGCAGGCCCAGGCCGCGGCCCTCGCGAGCCTCGACCACGAGAGCGCGCTGCTCGAGCGCGTGCGCGTCATCGCCGAGCGTCGCGACCGGCTCGCGGCGGGCCTGCGCGACGCGGGATGGCGCATCCCCGACGCGCAGGGCAACTTCGTGTGGCTCGCGGCCGGCGAGCACACCGAGGCGTTCGCCACCGCGTTCGAGGAGGAGGGCATCATGGTCCGCCCGTTCCCGGGCGACGGCATCCGCGTGTCGGTGGGCGAAGAGGAGTCTGTCGACAGAGTCCTACGGATCGCTGCATCCGTTGTCGAGACCCTCCCACAGGGGCATCCCGGACGAGGGTTAGCGTAG